From Aegilops tauschii subsp. strangulata cultivar AL8/78 chromosome 5, Aet v6.0, whole genome shotgun sequence:
CGCTGGCTGCGCGTTCGCCTTGCGGTGAGCGCGTCGCCGTCGAACGGTTTGGCCGCGGTACCCTTTGCCCCGGTCGGGGTGGTTCTTCATCCGACGCCTCGGCATGCCGATGTGCGTCGTGATCGAGAGGAACGGCACGTCCTTGCGGCGGCGCAACTTTTTCGACAAGGAGTTATTTTCCCTCTTTCTCTGTTAAGAGTTAGGGTTCTTGGGGGGATCTTTTTTCTGTGATTTCTTTGTACCGAAAATAATCTAGATCCTAGCCTTGTCTGATACCATTGATAGATGTTGTTGATCACTAGGCTAGATTAGATCGGTGGTCCTACCTTCTCCTTGTGGCTCGAGGAGCTCCTGGTGCTGGTGATGGCAGAGAATAGTGGTGGCGGTGCTTCCCGTCAGCACTGCACTAACCCTAGATtggtaggggatgtaggtggggTGTACGGCGTCGCTATGAACCTCGTGTTCTCATGTTGCGAGTCGCCCACCCACCTCTTTATATATGTGCAGGTGACAGTGGCCCGTCGCTACGAACCTCGTGTTCTCGTGTTGCCCACCCACCTCTTTATATATGTGCAGGTGACAGTGGCCTGTCAACCATAGTGGGTTGAGCGCCCCCGATTGGGGCGCGGATCTAAGGGCCCGGTGGGCCGTTGGGCCCGCACGGTGGAGACCATCCTAACACTGTGATGACCCACAAGGCGGTGCTACGACGGCGTGCTGCGTGCTGTGTGAGAGCTGCATGTGGCCGCCCCTCTTTGTTGTGAACAAACACAATTAGCAGAAGACGATGACTGAGCTGTGGACTTGTGGGTGTGGGAGCTCGAACGGATGGCTGCGATTGCACCCATTCAACGGCTGACTAGGCGGATGTTTTGTCGCTGCATGGCATCCGGATGGCGCCTATCGGCCGCCAAGGCGCAAAATTGATGGTTTTTTGTGCTCTAGCACAAATGTGGTATCAAGTTGTTACCCTAACCTCAACTGTGGTGATTTTGCGTAAAATAACTCGTTTGCAGCGGTTGCTGCTCTGGTGACAATGCTATTTTACATTGTATAGAGATTCTGTGTCAACTAATTCGGATGGGAGGGAGTACTAAGTTTATTTATTGTTGTAGGTCATATCAGAAATTTTTTACGAACTTGGTCAAAGGTAAGCAAGTTTGATTTGGATAAATATAGGACTTCAACtattttggaacgaagggagCGATAGAGCTGTGTAATGGATTAACGGTACATTCCATGGTAACCAAACAAGACTGAAATTTCTTCCATGCCATTTAAACTAACAGTGTTATTACATTACGTTCTGTTTTACAAACTTAAGAACCAAATACGTCCTAAATGCCAACGGTATTACATTGGTTGCAAGGCTCCAAGACAATTAACTTAGCCGTGGAGGGAACTTTTCCTGCGATGTAAGCACGGATAGCCTCGAGTGCTTTAGGGGCTTCCACAAGAGTGGCCTTCCTTACAACTGAGCATTTGCTAAATCTTTTGTCAGAACACTTCAACCCACCATGAGTTATGTCGAGTGTGAGGCACTCGAGCGATGGTGTATTCTCAAGAATATGACATGTGAGCTTAACCAGAAGCTTAGAGGAGCAGAAACTAGTGATCTTCACATGCCTCAGATTGCCGTAGCAGTGTCCCGGAGTCCGCTCCAAATGTGAGGGATCTTCAAAGATGGAGTCATGCTTCTGGCGTCTCCTTGATGCCTGCAGATGGAAAAACAACACGCTTGAATTCATGGCTCTAAATGGTACAGTCACTAATAATTATCTCAGGCAGGGCCAACAGTTGCTTACGTTTAGGCAGAAAGTCTCCAGGCAAGGAGACGCGTCAAGAAACGAAACCAACGAGAAAATATCATAGGTCGTGGCGATGGTCCATCCAGTTATTGTCAAATATTTGAGGTGGAGGAATTTGCTTGGTAGCATTGGTGTACTGATCATCTGCATAAAAATTCTGTAAGATTAACCCTCTTACAATATAATAACTGAAGCTATATGCATATCGCTAGCCCATAGACACCAGAGTTTTAGAGTATATACCTCACCAGTCGAAACTATGTTAAGAGTTTCAAGATTTGGCGTACTTGACGGGAGCATGGCACGAGCATAATGAAGAACACAGGAATGTGATATGAAAATTGTCTTCACCTGCGATGATTCTCCAAGAAATAGCTGTACCTGTTCACCAACAAAGTGAAAACTGGAGATATTTGGGGCTTTGCTTTCAATCACTTGCAGCATGGAACACTGGGACACCTTCAGATAGCTGAGGCACTTCAGCCGGGCAGGTATCTTTATGGAAATTATCTCACTGCAACTGGTGAGTTCCAATCGCTCCAAAGCAACAGAACTGGATAGAAGGAACCCCAGCTCAGCGCTCTCGATGTTCACGCAACACAGATACAGACTGGTCAGGCTTCTCATGCAACCGAATCCTGCTGTGGGGCGGAAGGCGCAACCTACAAGGTGTAGCTCACGAATGGTGTTTCCACTGCCATTAGATAAAAGTGGGCATGGAAAGTTGTAGATTGCCTTTTTTGATAAATGATCACTTTTTGAATGCAGTATGAGGCTGAGTTCTTCTATGCCTGGTGTAACAGCAATCTGGAGCCAACCATCGAGACAGTAGCTGGTGTTGGCATTGTAAGGACCATAGAATCCAAGGCTGAGTGTCTTCACACCGGTGCCTGAGTGGTTTCTCAGAATGTGGTCAACTCTGCTGTTGTAATCTCCTGCTGTTTTTCTCTGTGTACGTGCATTTTCCATGTAGTCCATCACTTCTCTTTTTCTGGACCATGCAGGAGGACCGTAGCCCAGTGTTTCCTTACTGAAGGTGAGGTTAGGATGGCAACTCCACGAACTTCGAAACGCGCGAGAAACACAAGCAGCACGCGCAGCATCTTTCAGTGGCAGAAAGTAGCATATATGACGCCAGATATCCTGCAAGCATAAGTAGAAAAGTTCAAGATTTGAATTGCAGAAGCAAAAGGTATTAAATACTAGATAAAACCTTTGTGTCTATGTCAGACTATAGTTTTCACTTCCAGTGAAATATTTACCTTTAGATCAAaatatttcagttttacacaagaatttaaatatttttaaaatattttcagaTATATTTTTGAATTTCAAGTGAATGTTTCAGTCCTTTGGCCAAAATGCAAACCAAAATCATTGAAATTCACTGAAATTTAGTAATTTCGGTAGGTGCCGAAATATTTCTGAAACTGAAATTTAAAAACCACTCAAACACAACATCGTAAACGGTGCAGATTCGTGTCCAGGACATGCCTAAAATTTTCCATGTAAGAAGAAGAAAACACTTTTGGCTTCAGACACGGCTGGACTCGGTAGGAGCATGTGAGAAAGTGACCGCAGATTTAAAGCACATTTGCTTCAGATATCCAAGGTTGGGATCAGTGTTTGCACATGTGACAGATCCTAGGATTGTACAATTTGTTGCTGTATTTGAGCGGTGCTTACATGCTTATTATGATAAATTTAATCTTGTTCTCAAATTGAGCATTCTCTACTCCTTGCAATGATACAGATGGATCTCAAGTTAAAGCACACTTGCATAAGATATCCGAGATTGTTTGGCATCTTGGAGAACTAGTTGCTGCATTTCAGCGATGTTTATATGCCTATCCTAGACTGAAGTTTAGTATACAACTCATGCTGAGCATTGTCTACTAGGTCATCCTAGTATATTTAACATCGTTCACCTTCTTTGATGCAGAAGAACTATGGTAAATCGGTAATATCAAAGCATAGGATGGCTTTCTTATCGCAGTTAGCACAAGTATATTGAACACACATTATATCAATTATGTTACAATCTAGTAGCAGTGGGAATACTGGGTAGCTCAATGATGGTAGAACACATGGTCATCGTTACCTCCGGAAGGTGTGAGCCTGAATATCTTAACTTGTTGCCAATTTGAGAAGCATCCACTTGTGAGCGCTTTTCTTCAGCAAATGAACCAATTGATGCATCTGCAACAGGTCATCGTTATGGTAAGTAGACACAACAAGCACATCTCCTGCATGATTCAGAAAAAAATGGCATATGCAGATAAAATAAGGAAGGCAGTGGCTTACGGCTGCCTTGGATTTGCCGGCGGCGAGGATCCATGGGTCCACACCAAAATTCCTCTCTTTGCCGCTCTGCCTCCGCCTCTCTGACTCTCAAGCCCTTTATTTATCAGGAATCTATTTGCGCCCAACCTGATCggatttttcctttttttgaggCAAACCTGATCGGATTCGACTCCAACAATAACAATACGAGGAGGCCCCGAAGGGAATCATCGTGTGACGCCGGGCCTCCACTGTCCCCCGGGGGGCCCTGGAAAGCGGAACCTTCTCATAAGAAACTCTCTCGCATGGGCCATTGGGCCACCAGGAGATGTTGCTCCGATATTTCACCCGTttctcaaaaaataaaaaaaataaaccaCCCACATATTCGCCCTCTAATCAAATAACTGACTGGACTTGGGGTGCCCTTTACAAAATTCACTCTCACTTCCCTCACGTGGTGACAAGTGACATACTGCATGTGTGACACCTGTCGCAATCCGAAAGTTTTGTGGGTTTTTTCATTCATTCATTTTTTTTCAAAGCATTCATCtcttgaagcgtgcgtgcgaatCACGAACTGTTTTAACTGTTGTGTTTCTTCCGTTGAGATTTCAAAACTAGATCCTATGTTAATATGTTTGACTGATTTAAAAAATATATAGATAGGAAAACATAAAAAAAGAATGTcagagaaaaaataaaaaaaagacataaaaaatgaataaaaataaaactagaaaaacaaaaaacaaaaaacacaaacccaaaaaaacaaaaaccagAAGCACATATGTGCTTATCACTTTTTTTTGGAAGCACACGTGTGCTTTTCACTTTTTGGAAAGCACAGATCTGCTTTTCACTTCCTGAAAAGCAAGCACACCTATATTTTTTGCCTCAAtgagaaaaaggaaaaaatgccCCAAAACCTAGGAAAACCCAAGCAAAATATAGAAACGCGCCCCAAAAAACCGAAAACGTGTGCAAAATATATATGTTCCCATGAGGTGCGCCGACAGTTGGCCATAAGGCGCACCACATGACTTGTTGGGGGCACCTCCCGTGGTGCCGACCGTACGGCGTATATACTTTTTTATAGTAAACTACTCTTCTTCACTTAtctcccctcctcctctgtcTTAAGGTGTCATGTGTCGCCATTGGACATCACAAAGATATAAAAGAGAGAGATGGATCTTCGGTCCTGGTGACCCACGTGAACCTCCTTGCTGGCTGTTTATTTTTTCAACTCAGCTGCCCGATTTTCTATGGAGGGAAGATCAAACGGCGGACGAAGTGCCCTGGACGATCAAACGGTGAACCATGTGTTCGTATCTATTATTAAAAACAGATCGTTCGCCAATCAACTTTTATTTTTTTAAGAGACTAAGGGAGTATTACTCCTTCCGTTTCAGAATATAGTGCATATGAATTATTTTTTAAGTCAAACTTTACAACTTTGATCAAGTTTATAGAGAAAACTATTTATATCTATAATATCAAATATAtaaaatatgaaactacatgttataatgaatctaatgatatatgTTTGGCATTATAAATGTTAATGTTTTTCTTCGTACACTTGATCAAAGTTTGTgaggtttgaattttcaaaaaaattatatgcactacattataaaacagagggagtagtggTTTGTGGAAGCTGAATCTGAGACAATGCTGGTACCCTGTTTATGTTAACCTTAATTTGAACAGAAAAATGAATGGATTATCTTTGACATTTTTTCCGATAAGGGGATATATTAATATCGCAAAAATACCAATTACACCTAGTCTCTGCACCAACAAGATGTACAAAGACATTAAGGATGcacaaagccaaaaaaataaaaaataaagaaaaagaaaacaaagacCCCGTCACGGTGATTGAAACTGCAACAACAGCACTCTAACCACCAACGAAGATAACACCCGGGCCACAAAAGAGATTCTCTAAAagcaacaccttcaagaaggaaaCAATGCACAGACATTGTCGTCGCGTGATCAAAGATCTTGGGTTTTCACCTGGAGAGAGCCCGAGTTCACAAAAACAATGGCTACAACAAGACCATTGCCAGGTACAGCCAATGAAGGCCAGACCTTGGGCTTTCACCCTGGAAATCAAGGCTCGGCACTCAAGGGGCACCATAAAAAATGTAGTCCACTAGTGTTGCCACCCCCTCTTGCCAAGGCTGCAGCTGCAAGTCACCAAACACCTGACACATAGGAAGAACCTGTGCCGCCAGTCTTCATCGCAACTAAAAACACCTCTCCGCCATTTCAAACCTCTGATCGCAGCCGCCATGACATTCTCCACCTCTATCAATACCATAGAAATCTATATTTAGACATATCACATGGCACCAGTAAGAACGCAAAACTTCACGCCATGCCCTCATGAAGCCTCATTGGCCGAAGATAAGGGCGCGTACGACCGGATCGAATCTGATCTAGATATCCTGTAGCATCATGCGCCAATCAGTAGAAATCTCTGAGGGGAAGGCCGGAACTCGTCGGCGTCCAAACCGGGGAGGCCGACATGAAGCAGATCAATGACTTGGCGCTTGAAGATCAGCAAGTGCAAACCACCTTTAGATGCAAGACCAGCAAGCCCCACGCCACCGGTCAACTCCCTGCCAGATTGGCCGTCGAGAAGAAGGCGGCCCCGCGCGTCCGCGTTGGCCCCGATCGGCCGGGATGCCCAGATTAGATCGGAGCACCACGTCCGCCGGCGGCACGCCAGCACATCAGGCCGTGGCCATAACGGCCGCGCCGCCTTGCACCCCAGCCAGCACCCCACCATCAGCAAAAATGGTTTATCTCGTTGCGGTTGTTTTGCATGCATTGTCATTTTCCGAGTCATAACCGGGCTATCTAATCTTCCGATATCTTCTCGACCACTGTCCAAAAATTCATTTACCACCGAAGAATCCAGAACTTCATCCATCTGCGTAAGAATACAAGGAGCATATTTTCCTGCAAGTAGTCAAACCAAGACCATATAGTTGACAAGCAAAGTTACGCACTCAAACAAACTGGCTATCAGAAACAGCATGCACGATTCCCTCCAACCAGAGGTTGCAGCACAACCATCCCCTGAGGTCCAAGCAACGCAATGTTTCTTCTTTGTTTGCTACTAGAGGCTAACCGCGCTTCGCCGCGCCGTTCTTCACTCGTGAAATCAACTTTTTTATATCTATAGATTATTGTGATCAAttgttttgttttgattttaTCAGTATTGGCTTTGTGTTTTATTTTTTTATTGGTGTTGTTTTTTCGTTCGTACATCATGTTGGGTTGTTGTTGTGGTATTTTTTTTtcaagagaagagaagagttATTTGATGCGTGATTGTGAAGTATTTACACATTTTGGCCTTGGTGTCAGCCCGGTGATGACTGTTTAAGCTTCTTGGGAGTTCTTATTTCACGCTAAACCGATGAAATTGTTATTGTGATTTTCTTCGCTCACCCCATGCTAGCTCAGAAAAACCGCCTATTTTTTTATTTGAAAAGGTTAGATAAATTAAATGATGTTTAAGGAACTTTAAAAACATTATGaattttcaaaatcatgaactttAGAAACATTCATGAATTTAAAGTATATTCATGGTTTCAAAAATGTTTGCAAAATAAAAAGTTCtcaaattaaaaaatgttcacaaactttaaatgaccgtgaaatttaaAAATATCCACAAATACCATGAATTTAAAGTATATTCATGGTTtaaattttttttgcaaaataaaaagatttcaaattttaaaaatgttcacaaactTTAAATGAACGTACaatttaaaaatattc
This genomic window contains:
- the LOC109776100 gene encoding uncharacterized protein isoform X1, which codes for MPWLAHPLDVSVGSVAKRKRSQMDVSQTGKRLRYSVSRLPEDIWRHICYFLPLKDAARAACVSRAFRSSWSCHPNLTFSKETLGYGPPAWSRKREVMDYMENARTQRKTAGDYNSRVDHILRNHSGTGVKTLSLGFYGPYNANTSYCLDGWLQIAVTPGIEELSLILHSKSDHLSKKAIYNFPCPLLSNGSGNTIRELHLVGCAFRPTAGFGCMRSLTSLYLCCVNIESAELGFLLSSSVALERLELTSCSEIISIKIPARLKCLSYLKVSQCSMLQVIESKAPNISSFHFVGEQVQLFLGESSQVKTIFISHSCVLHYARAMLPSSTPNLETLNIVSTGEMISTPMLPSKFLHLKYLTITGWTIATTYDIFSLVSFLDASPCLETFCLNASRRRQKHDSIFEDPSHLERTPGHCYGNLRHVKITSFCSSKLLVKLTCHILENTPSLECLTLDITHGGLKCSDKRFSKCSVVRKATLVEAPKALEAIRAYIAGKVPSTAKLIVLEPCNQCNTVGI